The proteins below are encoded in one region of Pan paniscus chromosome 4, NHGRI_mPanPan1-v2.0_pri, whole genome shotgun sequence:
- the NKD2 gene encoding protein naked cuticle homolog 2 isoform X1: protein MGKLQSKHAAAARKRRESPEGDSFVASAYASGRKGAEEAERRARDKQELPNGDPKEGPFREDQCPLQVALPPEKAEGREQLGQLLSTDDGERAANREGPRGPGGQRLNIDALQCNVSVEEGNRQEWTFTLYDFDNCGKVTREDMSSLMHTIYEVVDASVNHSSGSSKTLRVKLTVSPEPSSKRKEGPPAGQDREPTRCRMEGELAEEPRVADRRLSAHVRRPSTDPQPCSERGPYCVDENTERRNHYLDLAGIENYTSRFSPGSPPVQAKQEPQGRASHLQARSRSQEPDTHAVHHRRSQVLVEHVVPASEPAARALDPQPRPKGPEKQFLKSPKGSGKPPGVPASSKSGKAFSYYLPAVLPPQAPQDGHHLPQPPPPPYSHKRYRQKGREGHSPPKAPHAQPATVEHEVVRDLPPTPAGEGYAVPVIQRHEHHHHHEHHHHHHHHHHFHPS from the exons ATGGGGAAACTGCAGTCGAAGCACG ccgccgccgcccgcaAGCGGAGAGAGAGCCCGGAAG GGGACAGCTTCGTGGCGTCCGCGTACGCGAGCGGCCGCAAAGGCGCGGAGGAAGCGGAGCGGCGCGCGCGGGACAAGCAG GAGCTGCCCAACGGGGACCCCAAGGAGGGGCCTTTCCGGGAGGACCAGTGTCCCCTACAGG TGGCACTCCCCCCTGAGAAAGCTGAGGGCCGCGAGCAGCTGGGACAACTCCTCAGCACAGATGACGGAGAGAGGGCAGCAAACCGCGAGGGCCCGCGAGGACCGGGCGGGCAGCGCCTCAACATTGAC GCACTCCAGTGCAACGTCTCGGTGGAGGAGGGCAACCGTCAGGAGTGGACGTTCACGCTCTACGACTTTGACAACTGCGGGAAGGTCACCAGGGAG GACATGTCCAGCCTCATGCACACCATCTATGAGGTCGTGGATGCCTCGGTCAACCACTCCTCGGGCAGCAGCAAGACCCTCCGTGTGAAGCTAACCGTCAGCCCTGAGCCCTCCAGCAAGAGGAAGGAGGGTCCTCCTGCTGGCCAGG ACCGGGAGCCCACCCGTTGCAGGATGGAGGGTGAACTGGCAGAGGAGCCAAGGGTGGCTGACAGGAGGTTGTCTGCACACGTCAG GAGGCCCAGTACTGACCCCCAGCCCTGCTCGGAGCGGGGGCCCTACTGCGTGGACGAGAACACGGAGCGCAGAAACCACTACCTGGACCTCGCCGGGATTGAGAACTACACGTCCAGATTCAGCCCTG GGTCCCCTCCTGTGCAAGCCAAGCAAGAGCCCCAGGGCAGGGCCTCGCACCTCCAGGCCCGGTCCCGCTCCCAGGAGCCAGACACACATGCCGTACACCACCGCAGGTCACAGGTGCTGGTGGAACACGTCGTGCCAGCCTCGGAGCCTGCTGCCCGGGCCCTGGACCCGCAGCCCCGGCCGAAGGGGCCGGAGAAGCAGTTCCTCAAGTCCCCCAAGGGCTCCGGGAAGCCGCCTGGGGTGCCAGCCAGCAGCAAGTCCGGGAAAGCCTTCAGCTACTACCTGCCGGCCGTCCTGCCGCCCCAGGCCCCTCAGGACGGCCACCACCTCCCGCAGCCCCCACCGCCACCCTACAGCCACAAGCGGTACCGCCAAAAGGGCAGGGAGGGCCACTCGCCACCCAAGGCCCCACACGCCCAGCCTGCCACAGTGGAGCACGAGGTGGTGCGGGACCTGCCGCCCACGCCAGCAGGAGAGGGCTACGCAGTGCCAGTGATCCAGCGGCAcgagcaccaccaccaccacgagcaccaccaccaccaccaccaccaccaccacttccaCCCGTCCTAG
- the NKD2 gene encoding protein naked cuticle homolog 2 isoform X2 translates to MGKLQSKHAAAARKRRESPEGAAQRGPQGGAFPGGPVSPTGHSSATSRWRRATVRSGRSRSTTLTTAGRSPGSETDAGPQDMSSLMHTIYEVVDASVNHSSGSSKTLRVKLTVSPEPSSKRKEGPPAGQDREPTRCRMEGELAEEPRVADRRLSAHVRRPSTDPQPCSERGPYCVDENTERRNHYLDLAGIENYTSRFSPGSPPVQAKQEPQGRASHLQARSRSQEPDTHAVHHRRSQVLVEHVVPASEPAARALDPQPRPKGPEKQFLKSPKGSGKPPGVPASSKSGKAFSYYLPAVLPPQAPQDGHHLPQPPPPPYSHKRYRQKGREGHSPPKAPHAQPATVEHEVVRDLPPTPAGEGYAVPVIQRHEHHHHHEHHHHHHHHHHFHPS, encoded by the exons ATGGGGAAACTGCAGTCGAAGCACG ccgccgccgcccgcaAGCGGAGAGAGAGCCCGGAAG GAGCTGCCCAACGGGGACCCCAAGGAGGGGCCTTTCCGGGAGGACCAGTGTCCCCTACAGG GCACTCCAGTGCAACGTCTCGGTGGAGGAGGGCAACCGTCAGGAGTGGACGTTCACGCTCTACGACTTTGACAACTGCGGGAAGGTCACCAGGGAG TGAAACTGATGCCGGGCCCCAGGACATGTCCAGCCTCATGCACACCATCTATGAGGTCGTGGATGCCTCGGTCAACCACTCCTCGGGCAGCAGCAAGACCCTCCGTGTGAAGCTAACCGTCAGCCCTGAGCCCTCCAGCAAGAGGAAGGAGGGTCCTCCTGCTGGCCAGG ACCGGGAGCCCACCCGTTGCAGGATGGAGGGTGAACTGGCAGAGGAGCCAAGGGTGGCTGACAGGAGGTTGTCTGCACACGTCAG GAGGCCCAGTACTGACCCCCAGCCCTGCTCGGAGCGGGGGCCCTACTGCGTGGACGAGAACACGGAGCGCAGAAACCACTACCTGGACCTCGCCGGGATTGAGAACTACACGTCCAGATTCAGCCCTG GGTCCCCTCCTGTGCAAGCCAAGCAAGAGCCCCAGGGCAGGGCCTCGCACCTCCAGGCCCGGTCCCGCTCCCAGGAGCCAGACACACATGCCGTACACCACCGCAGGTCACAGGTGCTGGTGGAACACGTCGTGCCAGCCTCGGAGCCTGCTGCCCGGGCCCTGGACCCGCAGCCCCGGCCGAAGGGGCCGGAGAAGCAGTTCCTCAAGTCCCCCAAGGGCTCCGGGAAGCCGCCTGGGGTGCCAGCCAGCAGCAAGTCCGGGAAAGCCTTCAGCTACTACCTGCCGGCCGTCCTGCCGCCCCAGGCCCCTCAGGACGGCCACCACCTCCCGCAGCCCCCACCGCCACCCTACAGCCACAAGCGGTACCGCCAAAAGGGCAGGGAGGGCCACTCGCCACCCAAGGCCCCACACGCCCAGCCTGCCACAGTGGAGCACGAGGTGGTGCGGGACCTGCCGCCCACGCCAGCAGGAGAGGGCTACGCAGTGCCAGTGATCCAGCGGCAcgagcaccaccaccaccacgagcaccaccaccaccaccaccaccaccaccacttccaCCCGTCCTAG